In Flavobacterium sp. N3904, one DNA window encodes the following:
- a CDS encoding T9SS type A sorting domain-containing protein, translating into MKKIYFLLIGIMTFSGVSAQIINIPDANFKAKLLSSNENSFVAVDVVGNKIRIDINNNNEIEINEALLVSGLNIDSANISNLTGLENFNNLETLQCLGNLVTDLDASKLSNLKALYCYNNRLLSINVVGLENLETLEIGNNPLSEINLNGLKRLKTLNCYSCNLINLNLDGLSNLEFLNCINNQLININTSGTVNLKDIRCENNKLGSVNISECINLEVFDCNNNQIESLNMNGLVHMTTLICNDNQLTTMSLIGLSNVVYLKCFNNNIQSLDLTPLKNLVYLYCNNNKLTSLDLTGLSKLLFIHCEENQLTTLDLSSVAYIYDLLCVNNKLVSLNLKNGSSDSQLLFGQNPDLKFICIDESQTEYVTLLMNIFGIKNCAINSYCSFTPGGIYYTTQGNSKVDIDNNGCDNNDFNYSNLNLKITDGIHSGNFISDTSGNYSIPVQEGTHTITPIIENPTYFTVSPSSVTVTFSSQTSPFTQDFCITPNGIHNDLEITILPTAPARPGFDATYKIIYKNKGTSVQSGSVSLSFNEAVLDYIIAVPLVNSQVKDKLTWDYTNLQPYESREVTVILNVNSPMETPAVNIGDRLSFNALITPVTGDEKPVDNAAALRQSVVGSFDPNDKTCLEGDIITPSLIGEYVNYLIRFENTGTYPAENIVVKDMIDLSKFDISTLVPTKSSHDFVTKISDGNKVEFIFEKINLPFDDANNDGYIAFKIKTLPTLAVGDSFENEANIYFDYNFPILTNKATSTFKTLGTQDFEFSNYFSVYPSPANDILNIGMKNSIEVESIAVYDILGQLVIAVPDAQKVSTIDVSKLITGTYFLKMKTSKGTSSVKFIKQ; encoded by the coding sequence ATGAAAAAAATATACTTTTTGCTTATTGGAATCATGACTTTTAGTGGGGTTAGTGCTCAAATTATTAATATTCCTGATGCCAATTTTAAGGCGAAATTATTAAGCTCTAATGAAAATAGTTTTGTTGCTGTAGACGTTGTAGGCAATAAAATTAGAATTGATATTAATAATAACAATGAAATTGAAATTAATGAAGCTTTACTTGTTAGTGGATTAAATATTGATTCTGCAAATATTTCTAATTTGACAGGACTTGAAAACTTTAATAATCTTGAAACATTGCAATGTCTTGGTAATTTAGTAACTGATTTAGATGCGTCCAAATTAAGTAATCTTAAAGCGTTATATTGTTATAATAATAGACTACTAAGCATAAATGTGGTTGGATTAGAAAACTTAGAAACACTTGAAATTGGTAATAATCCACTGTCAGAAATAAATTTAAATGGACTGAAAAGGCTTAAAACGTTAAATTGTTATAGTTGCAATTTGATTAATTTAAATTTAGACGGATTAAGTAATCTTGAATTTTTAAATTGTATTAATAATCAATTAATAAATATAAATACTTCTGGGACTGTCAATTTAAAAGATATAAGATGTGAAAATAATAAATTGGGGAGTGTAAATATTTCTGAATGTATTAATCTTGAAGTTTTTGATTGTAATAACAATCAAATTGAAAGTTTAAATATGAATGGTTTGGTGCATATGACAACATTAATTTGTAACGATAATCAATTAACCACTATGAGTCTAATCGGCTTATCAAATGTTGTTTATTTGAAATGTTTTAATAATAATATTCAAAGTTTAGATTTAACCCCTTTAAAAAATCTTGTTTATTTATATTGCAATAATAATAAATTGACTAGTTTAGATTTAACAGGATTGAGCAAATTATTATTTATACACTGTGAAGAAAATCAATTAACAACTTTAGATTTATCTAGTGTTGCATATATATATGATTTATTATGTGTTAATAATAAATTAGTATCACTTAATTTAAAGAATGGGAGCTCTGATAGCCAACTGCTTTTTGGGCAGAATCCAGATTTAAAATTTATCTGTATTGATGAAAGTCAGACTGAGTATGTCACTTTATTGATGAATATATTTGGTATAAAAAATTGTGCTATAAATTCTTACTGTTCCTTCACACCAGGAGGAATTTACTATACGACTCAAGGAAATAGTAAAGTGGATATTGACAATAATGGATGTGATAATAATGATTTCAATTATTCAAATTTAAACTTGAAGATAACAGATGGTATACATAGTGGAAATTTTATTTCTGACACATCAGGAAATTATTCCATTCCTGTTCAAGAAGGAACGCATACTATTACTCCAATTATAGAAAATCCTACTTATTTTACAGTTTCACCATCTTCAGTAACTGTAACTTTTTCATCACAAACAAGTCCATTTACTCAAGATTTTTGTATCACTCCAAATGGTATTCATAATGATTTAGAAATAACTATTTTGCCAACAGCTCCAGCAAGACCAGGTTTTGACGCAACCTATAAAATTATTTATAAAAATAAAGGAACGAGTGTTCAATCAGGATCGGTTTCTTTAAGTTTTAATGAAGCTGTTTTAGATTATATTATTGCTGTACCTTTAGTAAATAGCCAAGTTAAGGACAAACTAACTTGGGATTACACCAATTTGCAACCTTATGAGAGCCGAGAAGTAACAGTCATTTTAAACGTCAATTCGCCTATGGAAACTCCCGCTGTGAATATTGGAGATCGTTTGAGTTTTAATGCATTGATTACACCTGTAACAGGTGATGAAAAGCCGGTAGACAATGCCGCGGCTTTGCGCCAAAGTGTGGTAGGTTCTTTTGATCCGAATGACAAAACCTGTTTGGAAGGAGATATTATTACTCCAAGTTTAATTGGTGAATACGTGAATTATTTGATTCGTTTTGAGAATACGGGAACTTATCCAGCCGAAAATATTGTGGTAAAAGATATGATTGATCTGTCAAAATTTGATATTTCGACTTTGGTTCCTACCAAATCCAGTCATGATTTTGTGACCAAAATATCAGATGGAAACAAAGTGGAGTTTATTTTCGAAAAGATCAATCTTCCTTTTGATGATGCCAATAATGACGGATATATTGCTTTCAAAATAAAAACTTTGCCAACACTTGCAGTTGGTGATTCTTTTGAAAACGAAGCAAACATCTATTTTGATTATAATTTTCCTATTCTGACCAATAAAGCTACATCTACTTTTAAAACTTTGGGAACACAGGATTTTGAATTTTCTAATTATTTTAGTGTATATCCAAGTCCCGCAAATGATATTTTGAATATAGGAATGAAAAATTCGATTGAGGTAGAATCTATAGCTGTTTATGATATTTTGGGGCAATTGGTTATAGCGGTTCCTGATGCTCAAAAGGTCTCCACAATTGATGTTTCTAAACTGATTACAGGTACTTACTTTTTGAAAATGAAAACGAGTAAAGGAACTTCAAGCGTGAAGTTTATCAAACAATAA
- a CDS encoding T9SS type A sorting domain-containing protein, whose amino-acid sequence MKKIYFLLIGIFSFSGVYAQAIDIPDANFKFWLLYADTDNTIAKDVNGNNINIDLNNNNQIEIAEALNVYTLDLRNKAINDLTGISFFTNLIVLNCQENSITNLDVSTLNHLKGLYCIYSNVTNLNVSGLIYLENLEISQNSLTILNLNNLVSLKHLSCANNNLSAVDLSGLTSLESIILLNNKIKTAQIDGLKKLESIDISTNELTELNLSGLNNLKALNCRENKLLELDLSTTPNLIDLYCSGNDLTDLDLKGLKIEKLFCDGNNLNNLDLKGIETIQYLDCGFNKLTNLDLTDQINLNYLDCTHTSLKELNLNNCTKLYELNCGFNDQLNVLFIKNNVFSYDYSFSPCPNLKFICTTDELIEHYKWIIGTSLDLSNLEINSYCSFVPGGTFYNIQGNSKLDTNNNGCDAFDFNYLNLKLKVTDGIHSGNFISDTSGNYSIPVQEGTHTITPILENPTYFAISPSSISITFPTQSSPFVQDFCITPNGIHNDLEITILPTAPARPGFDATYKIIYKNKGNSVQSGSVSLSFNEAVLDYIIAVPLVNSQVKDKLTWDYTNLQPFESREITVILNVNSPMETPAVNNGDRLSFNALITPVTGDEKPVDNAAALRQSVVSSFDPNDKTCLEGDIITPSLIGEYVNYLIRFENTGTYPAENIVIKDMIDLSKFDISTLVPTKSSHDFVTKISDGNKVEFIFEKINLPFDDANNDGYIAFKIKTLPTLAVGDSFENEANIYFDYNFPILTNKATSTFKTLGTQDFEFSNYFSVYPSPANDILNIGMKNSIEVESIAVYDILGQLVIAVPSAQKVSTIDISKLITGTYFLKMKTNKGASTVKFIKK is encoded by the coding sequence ATGAAAAAAATATACTTTTTACTTATTGGAATTTTCTCTTTTAGTGGGGTTTATGCTCAAGCAATTGATATTCCTGATGCAAATTTTAAGTTTTGGTTATTATACGCAGATACAGACAATACAATAGCTAAAGATGTTAATGGGAACAATATTAATATTGATTTAAATAATAATAATCAAATTGAAATTGCTGAAGCGTTAAACGTCTATACTCTTGATCTTAGAAATAAAGCTATAAATGATTTAACAGGAATTTCATTCTTTACAAATTTAATAGTTTTAAATTGTCAAGAAAATTCTATCACAAACTTAGATGTTTCTACATTGAATCATCTTAAAGGTTTATATTGTATTTACAGTAATGTTACTAATTTAAATGTAAGCGGACTAATTTATCTAGAAAATCTAGAAATTTCTCAAAACAGTTTAACAATATTAAATTTAAATAATCTTGTAAGCCTTAAACATTTAAGTTGTGCGAATAATAATCTTTCAGCTGTTGATTTATCAGGATTAACAAGTTTAGAATCAATTATACTTTTAAATAATAAAATAAAGACTGCTCAAATTGATGGATTAAAAAAACTTGAATCTATTGATATTTCAACTAATGAATTAACTGAATTAAATTTATCAGGATTAAATAATCTAAAGGCATTAAATTGTCGAGAAAATAAATTGTTAGAGTTAGATTTATCAACAACACCCAATTTAATTGATTTATATTGTTCTGGTAATGATCTTACAGATTTAGATTTAAAAGGCCTAAAAATCGAAAAGCTGTTTTGTGATGGAAATAATTTAAATAATCTTGATTTGAAAGGAATTGAGACTATTCAATATTTGGATTGTGGGTTTAATAAATTAACAAATCTTGATTTGACAGATCAAATAAATTTAAATTATTTAGATTGCACTCACACCTCTTTAAAAGAGTTAAATCTTAATAATTGTACTAAATTGTATGAGTTAAACTGTGGGTTTAATGATCAATTAAATGTTTTGTTTATTAAAAATAATGTTTTTTCATATGACTATTCTTTTTCACCATGTCCAAATCTCAAATTTATTTGTACTACAGATGAACTTATAGAACATTATAAATGGATTATTGGAACTAGTCTTGATCTTTCTAATTTGGAAATTAATTCCTACTGTTCATTTGTTCCCGGTGGTACTTTTTATAATATTCAAGGAAACAGCAAACTAGATACAAATAATAATGGATGTGATGCATTTGATTTCAATTATCTAAATTTAAAATTGAAGGTAACAGATGGTATACATAGTGGAAATTTTATTTCTGACACATCAGGAAATTATTCCATTCCTGTTCAAGAAGGAACGCATACTATTACTCCAATTTTAGAAAATCCTACTTATTTTGCCATTTCGCCATCTTCAATAAGTATTACTTTTCCAACTCAATCAAGTCCATTTGTGCAAGATTTTTGTATCACTCCAAATGGTATTCATAATGATTTAGAAATTACTATTTTGCCAACAGCTCCAGCAAGACCAGGTTTTGACGCGACCTATAAAATTATTTATAAAAATAAAGGAAATAGTGTCCAATCAGGATCCGTTTCTTTAAGTTTTAATGAAGCTGTTTTAGATTATATTATTGCTGTACCTTTAGTAAATAGCCAAGTTAAGGACAAACTAACTTGGGATTACACCAATTTGCAACCTTTTGAAAGTCGCGAAATAACAGTCATTTTAAACGTCAATTCACCTATGGAAACTCCCGCAGTGAATAATGGAGATCGTTTAAGTTTTAATGCATTGATTACACCTGTAACAGGTGATGAAAAGCCGGTAGACAATGCCGCGGCTTTGCGCCAAAGTGTGGTAAGTTCTTTTGATCCGAATGACAAAACCTGTTTGGAAGGAGATATTATTACTCCAAGTTTAATTGGTGAATACGTGAATTATTTGATTCGTTTTGAGAATACGGGAACTTATCCAGCCGAAAATATTGTGATAAAAGATATGATTGATCTGTCAAAATTTGATATTTCGACTTTGGTTCCTACCAAATCCAGTCATGATTTTGTGACCAAAATATCAGATGGAAACAAAGTCGAGTTTATTTTCGAAAAGATCAATCTTCCTTTTGATGATGCCAATAATGACGGCTATATTGCTTTCAAAATAAAAACTTTGCCAACACTTGCAGTTGGTGATTCTTTTGAAAACGAAGCAAACATCTATTTTGATTATAATTTTCCTATTCTGACCAATAAAGCTACATCTACTTTTAAAACTTTGGGAACACAGGATTTTGAATTTTCTAATTATTTTAGTGTATATCCAAGTCCTGCCAATGATATTTTGAATATAGGAATGAAAAATTCGATTGAGGTAGAATCTATAGCTGTTTATGATATTTTGGGGCAATTGGTTATAGCGGTTCCTAGTGCTCAAAAAGTTTCAACAATTGATATTTCTAAACTGATTACAGGTACTTACTTTTTGAAAATGAAGACCAATAAAGGAGCTTCGACTGTGAAATTTATAAAAAAATAA
- a CDS encoding T9SS type B sorting domain-containing protein codes for MKKIFFVLLMISNWVINAQLVVDNTTQTPLQLAQNVLLGQGINISNIKFNGSSANANAINDQIGQFSNGSTTNIGINNGLILSTGNAIIAKGPNDRSLATLPTSNTFEGDADLSILTNNQIIKNVAILEFDFIPVGNKLTFNFVFASDEYPEFVNDSYNDNFGFFMSGPGITGPFTGSAQNIALIPSTTLPVSINNLNNGNANAGPCEYCAYYVNNEGGTSIQYDGFTGLLAANADVQCGQTYHIKLAIANVGDNLYDSAVFIEGASFSSPGINLGEDIKICSTTNYTLKTGLNPSIIHEWTYNGAVIPFETGPQIIVNQSGTYGVKATPIGIGCPVSDDIKIQFGTIASPSLYCGTKTSNSITFDWLALGSAEFSVEYKIGNNTPVNVGFVGKVYSYTVPNVAPGETVLIIVTPIGTPAECFGPNSISCILDTCITTPTLSLKQGAVSQQICEKTAISDIILTIGGDATNASITAGSLPAGLTTSLVGNTFTIKGIATVSGIFNYTISTSGGCGASVNINGSITVTQKTTPTFTPITPICIGETLPALPVLSNNSILGIWSPALNNVITTEYTFTPDTGQCATTTKLTINVNPKTTPTFAAIDPICIGETLTALPLLSNNSISGIWAPAFNNLITTEYTFTPDTDQCANTIKLTINVNPKTTPTFNPINPICSGETLSALPLLSNNSISGIWAPALNNMITTEYTFTPNAGQCANTTKFTIPVNPKVIPTFTPIAPICSGETLAALPLVSNNSISGTWSPILNNSATSEYTFIPDAAQCSNTGKLTITIHSKPIPLLDNGMICIDKNTKAVIQSYTLDSRLNNADYNFKWFLNRNPINNSISSTLKTSEKGTYSVIATNKTTNCSSSVTEATVIETFSNSATFDIIQTTSFNNDATITIQILQGNGNYEYQLDNGTFQTSTIFSEVSAGTHTINIRDTSGCTNLSKKIIVLGYPKFFTPNGDGYNDTWNIIGFEPQSNPVIYIFDRYGKLLKQINSAVLGWDGSYNGYPLPSTDYWFKVNFTENGITKEFKSHFALKR; via the coding sequence ATGAAAAAGATATTTTTTGTTCTTTTAATGATCTCCAATTGGGTGATAAATGCACAATTAGTAGTTGATAATACGACACAAACACCACTGCAACTAGCTCAAAATGTATTATTGGGACAAGGTATCAATATTTCGAATATAAAATTTAATGGTTCGTCTGCCAATGCAAATGCCATAAACGATCAAATAGGACAATTTTCAAACGGCTCCACTACCAATATCGGCATAAACAACGGGCTTATTTTAAGCACCGGAAATGCAATAATTGCCAAAGGTCCTAATGATCGTTCCTTAGCTACTTTGCCAACATCAAATACCTTTGAAGGCGATGCCGATTTATCGATTTTGACCAATAATCAAATTATCAAAAATGTGGCTATTCTAGAATTTGATTTCATTCCGGTAGGCAATAAATTGACTTTTAATTTTGTCTTTGCCTCAGATGAATATCCAGAATTTGTAAACGACTCCTATAATGATAATTTTGGATTCTTTATGAGTGGTCCTGGAATAACAGGTCCTTTTACTGGCAGTGCACAAAATATAGCTTTAATACCAAGTACAACTCTTCCTGTATCCATTAATAATTTGAATAATGGAAATGCAAATGCTGGCCCTTGTGAATATTGTGCGTATTATGTGAATAATGAAGGAGGAACTTCTATCCAATATGATGGTTTTACGGGACTTTTGGCAGCAAATGCTGATGTTCAATGTGGACAAACCTATCATATCAAGTTAGCTATAGCAAATGTTGGCGATAATCTGTATGACTCGGCTGTATTTATCGAAGGGGCTAGTTTTAGTTCTCCAGGAATTAATTTAGGAGAAGACATAAAAATATGTTCAACAACAAATTATACTTTAAAAACCGGATTAAATCCCTCGATTATACATGAATGGACATACAATGGCGCGGTAATTCCATTTGAAACAGGTCCTCAAATAATTGTTAATCAATCTGGGACTTATGGTGTGAAAGCGACACCAATTGGAATCGGATGCCCAGTTTCTGATGATATAAAAATACAATTTGGTACTATTGCGTCTCCCTCTCTTTATTGTGGCACCAAAACCTCAAATTCTATCACTTTTGATTGGTTGGCTTTAGGATCTGCTGAGTTTTCTGTTGAATACAAAATAGGAAATAATACACCTGTAAATGTTGGATTTGTTGGAAAAGTATATTCGTATACTGTTCCAAATGTGGCTCCCGGTGAAACTGTCTTAATAATTGTTACCCCAATAGGTACGCCTGCTGAATGTTTTGGTCCAAATTCAATATCCTGTATACTTGATACTTGTATAACTACGCCCACATTGTCTTTAAAACAGGGAGCTGTTTCGCAACAAATTTGCGAAAAAACAGCAATTTCAGATATAATTTTAACAATTGGCGGTGATGCTACAAATGCCTCAATAACTGCAGGAAGTTTACCAGCAGGTTTAACAACCAGCTTAGTTGGAAATACATTTACTATTAAAGGAATTGCAACTGTTTCAGGAATATTCAATTACACTATAAGTACCTCAGGTGGCTGCGGTGCAAGCGTAAACATAAATGGATCAATTACCGTAACCCAAAAAACAACACCAACATTTACTCCAATCACTCCCATTTGCATTGGCGAAACATTGCCAGCTCTTCCTGTATTGTCCAACAATTCTATTTTAGGAATTTGGTCACCAGCTTTAAATAATGTGATAACTACAGAATATACTTTTACACCAGACACAGGTCAATGTGCTACTACAACCAAACTAACTATAAACGTTAATCCCAAAACAACACCAACATTTGCTGCAATTGATCCAATTTGCATAGGAGAAACATTAACTGCTCTTCCGCTATTGTCCAACAATTCTATTTCGGGAATTTGGGCACCGGCTTTTAATAATCTGATAACTACAGAATACACTTTTACACCAGATACAGATCAGTGTGCTAATACAATCAAACTAACTATTAACGTTAATCCCAAAACAACACCAACATTTAATCCAATTAATCCAATTTGTTCGGGAGAAACATTAAGTGCTCTTCCACTATTGTCCAACAATTCTATTTCGGGAATTTGGGCACCAGCTTTAAATAATATGATAACTACAGAATATACCTTTACTCCAAACGCGGGTCAGTGTGCTAATACTACCAAATTCACTATACCTGTTAATCCCAAAGTAATTCCAACATTTACTCCAATAGCTCCTATTTGTTCTGGAGAAACACTTGCTGCCCTTCCTTTAGTCTCCAATAACAGTATTTCAGGAACTTGGTCACCCATTTTAAATAACTCGGCAACTTCAGAATATACCTTTATACCAGATGCAGCTCAATGCTCCAATACCGGCAAATTAACAATTACGATTCACTCAAAACCCATACCTTTATTGGATAACGGAATGATTTGTATTGATAAAAACACAAAAGCAGTTATTCAATCCTATACGTTAGATTCAAGATTAAATAATGCCGATTATAATTTTAAATGGTTTTTGAATAGAAATCCTATCAACAATTCAATTAGCAGTACTTTGAAAACATCCGAAAAAGGAACCTATTCCGTTATTGCCACCAATAAAACTACAAATTGTTCGTCATCGGTAACCGAAGCTACCGTTATAGAAACTTTTTCAAATTCAGCCACTTTTGACATAATACAAACCACCAGTTTTAATAACGATGCAACGATTACGATTCAAATTCTGCAAGGAAATGGAAATTATGAATACCAACTTGACAACGGAACATTTCAAACTTCAACTATTTTCTCTGAAGTTTCGGCAGGAACGCATACAATAAATATTAGAGACACTAGTGGTTGTACCAATTTAAGCAAAAAAATTATAGTATTGGGATATCCAAAATTCTTTACTCCGAACGGTGATGGTTATAATGACACTTGGAATATCATTGGATTTGAACCCCAATCCAATCCAGTAATTTATATTTTCGACCGTTACGGGAAACTGCTAAAGCAAATCAATTCTGCTGTTCTTGGATGGGATGGATCCTACAACGGATATCCTTTGCCCTCAACCGATTATTGGTTTAAAGTAAACTTTACTGAAAATGGAATCACAAAAGAGTTTAAATCTCATTTTGCGCTAAAGAGATAA